The Biomphalaria glabrata chromosome 15, xgBioGlab47.1, whole genome shotgun sequence region tttcatattagtTGAAAGCTTTTTACAATTGTTCAACAGTATCCAAGCCTAATGTCATAGTTGTCCAGAAGACACAACATCCCAGGTTTCCTCAAGGACAGGCCGGAACTAACATCAGGACGATTACAACATCAACTTTACCAGGAGCTATTGACAAAGTAAATGTATATCAATTTTACTACTCTACTTGTTCAAATAAATACTTCAGAAGTGTTAGGACTCTAATGTCAGGCTCAGTACCAAACAGTTTGGAAATGATACTTTTAGGCTTTTACTATTTGTAAGCTCAAAATGTCTTTCTTAAGATAAAGCTGATGGCAGTGAACCTCTCAGAACTAAGTCCAAAAGGTTaaggaaattaattaattactgatatGGCATTAAAGGATTTCTGGGCCAGTTGATATCATCCTccattaaattaatttgatATGGTCACTAAGTGTTGTTTTTGTGGTGCTGGCAgtagatggctgcctggacgTGTTgtatgtgcgctggactgtcgtgtggttgtcttgatggtccagggttcataccctcCCTGCTGCcattcccccgtcgtcctgctggaagtttggactagcaagtagattatcttcaactctgtaaggaacatctgaaacatgtaaaacattttacagtccTAAATCCAGATTATAGTTTCAATCAAAAAAAATTTCAGTTATCCATGACACACATATTAACGCTTATTAAGTAAGTCTGCGATTTTAGATTAGAGAACAATTTGTTTGACAATTAGAGCTGTTATTTGGATGTTAATTAGTGCTTGctgttttatttagttttgactttcaaatttaaaataaaagtttttgcaTGTATATCCAGGACTGTATTatactaatttaattacatttttaacaaatagATTGATACTATATGATATCCTCATCTAATCCTCTGTGTCACTAACCTACATAGGAACTGATGGGGCTAGTTCACAAGGATGCTCAAGGAGGTCATGTGATCACGGCTGCTCAGTCAATGACAGGGTCCACATTAAGAGGAGGAGAAAGACGAGTTATCATAACTACCAGCAGTGGAAGTGGGGAGGCCAAGCAAGTTCGGGTTTGTTCATCTTtctttatctacatatgttagtTTAGTTAATATTGTTATAGTGAGAAGCCAAGTTGACTCTTATTTCTAACATGACCTAAATGTGATGCAATGACTGATTATGGTCTTTtcaaagacataaaaaaaaaaaacagcttaaatgcagttttatcatcatcatcttttctTTTCATTCCTCGTGGAACTTAGGtcctcagtaaaaacatgccactctccagTCACTTGCTAGTTTTTTTGAATGGCTTCCCAACTCTTTTCTGTCCTCTCTGCTTTATCTAGAACATTGTgtcaccatgttctttttggtcttccccTGCATTTTGTGCCTTGGGAGTttcactctaaggcctgtctatctctgttgttggtatctttccTAAGGGTATGATCAATCCATTTCCACTTTCAGCCTAAGATCTATTTATTCACACatcatttttgttatttaattagaTTAAGTATTGACCATATGATTTTGAAACTGAATTTGCCAGCAGAGAAcacaatttgtttcttttttttaatgcatgcAGAGTTTTTCCCTGTGTTCTTACTGAAACATAACTCATCAAACTCATCAATCCTTTTTAGacagtcttttttgtgttgattcGCATAGAATTTCAGTAAATTAGGAACTGTAccacttttgttttggttatctATTTGAACTTTATTTCAACAATTGGTCACActacaaaataattgtttttatgGAGTCAAaagatgtattaaaaataaattgcttTAGAAATGTTGTTAGGACACTCACAAAAACCTTACAATATAGAAATCATAGAAAAGATAAATATACAGAGCATACAATAATTTCCAGTTTGTAATTTTGATAGCAACCCAACTCTGCTTAATTCTTTTCtggatttctttttgtttagccgATTTCAATAATACATCGTCCCCGTACAGACAATGATGGTAAAGGGACATCTTTGCTAGCAGAACTTATACAGGCCGTTGGGATTCCACCAGATGGCGCAACAGTTGAAACAACAGGTAGCTTCATTattattggctttttttttgtttttgtttttctaatagcATTGAATAGTATCAaagatttaattttgttttatggtAAAATTCTGGGAATATAATATTCTCATATAGTCATATAgactaaaatgttttattctgttttttttttatgcattgaaATAACTTGGAATGTTCTGTAGCCAGTAATGTATAATGCATGTCAATGTTAGATTATTGCTTAAAACTTGGCATAACAGCTAATgtttcaaaacaataattaaaatattcattttctgtACATCATTGTACTAAAGAACCTCTTTGGTAACACTTGCTATTGATATTGCATGGAGGATTGAAACACCTTAAAGAATTCCAGTGTCTTACAATTTCTAAACTGACACAAGGTTTATCTGTTCCATTTAGTGCCAGTGTCCATATTAATACTTAGTGTCAGTGTCCATGTTAAGTCTTAGTGCCAGTGTCCATGTTAAGTCTTAGTGCCAGTGTCCATGTTAAGTCTTAGTGCCAGTGTCCATGTTAAGACTTAGTGCCAGTGTCTATGTTAAGTCTTAGTGCCAGTGTAGATGTTAAGACTTAGTGCCAGTGTCCATATTAAGACTTAATGCCAGCGTAGATGTTAAGACTTAGTACCAGCGTCCATGTTAAGACCTAGTGCCAGCGTCCATGTTAAGACTTAGTGCCAGTGTCCATGTTAAGACTTAATGCCAGCGTAGATGTTAAGACTTAGTGCCAGCGTCCATGTTAAGTCTTAGTGCCAGTGTCCATGTTAAGTCTTAGTGCCAGTGTCCATGTTAAGTCTTAGTGCCAGTGTCCATGTTAAGTCTTTGACTGTATTTCAATCTTGCCCATTTTGCTGAGACTATAACATTCAAGACCATCAAGTTCTTAATGactataaacaaaacaacacataaACTTGCCCCATTTGTTCCTATCGAATGATGTCGTGTATTTTAGTTGGGAAACGATTGGATTCAAAAGGACAAAAGAAAATGTAGTTCTAAGCGTGTGAATGTGTGTCTTCTACCAGGCCCTTAAGACTTGAAACTGTTGTGAcaatcagattttttaaattttttatgtcTTCTCCTCCTTTACAGAAAATTGTTTTGGTgaaattgttgattttttttttttttatgtttgtgtaatgtCATCAGAATGTGTCCCATatgatttttatgaaaacatttattATGAACAGCTCAAGGCACTGACCCGTACGACTTTGAAAGCACTGAAGGTCAATCGCATACAGTATCCACAATGGCACTGACAGGATCATCCCCTCTCAGGATAAGTCATCCCCAGCAGCTTACTCGGCTGCCTCTGCAGAGACGTCAGTTTATACAGGAAGTTACTGATGATAATGAGGAAGAAGGGTTTACCTTTGGCATCGCGTCTGCTGATAAAAGGTTTAACCTCTTAATACTGTTCTCTCCCCTTACCAGCACTTACTattctttttactgaaaagaaattgtaaagaCAAAAATTATTTCAGTTGTTGAGATTTATTGACTTTCCATCAGTTATTTACTTGCTTCATTTCTGATCAGTGTTGGGTTTCTTTTTATTGCTTGACTTGGCTCATTAGGGGTTTACTTAATAATTACAATCAAGAACAATTAATGCTAAATATACTTCAACTTCAGATCCATGAATaacaaataatactttaatatccaatagagcagaaataatacataataaatattaatattagtaaACAACCACCAGTCCAGGGTCGGGGACAAGACCTCActgactaacacactctctcacacattCAAGGAGGACTAaatcattcagttcataacacaTGCAAGACTATTCACAATCATAACCTTTGAGTACATAAACAAGGGGAtatatcataccaaaatatcaaggTAACATATTCACTCTCACCAAACCTCCCCCTGacaatcagttgtttttttttgttgtttttttttcaattcagatATTGCTGTTCAATGCTTAATAgttataaaatttattcttcttttttttttttttttttttttttttaatcctttacTGCCTTTGTCTTAGTTCAAATTAAGTTGTTGGCTTGTAGATGTTTAATTCATTGTGCTGTTTATTTTCAGTACTATCCAGGATGCAGACGTCGGAGCTGAGCAAGTTTTTACTCTGGGTAAGGTAATTTAATCAGGagaaataatttcaaatttaatagcAAGAAAAACAAAGGAAGCCTGCACAAATTGTGTTTGTAAATTAGAACTTTTTAGTCATTCTTACACACTGTCATTCCTGGGTAATCGTATCAAATGTGTGTATCAGACAAAAGAATATTGAATTACACTGTATGCATGTATAaaaatttctatataaaaactCTGTTTAggtataaaaatgtattcacaATTTATTGTTTCCACTGACAGtttgaccttttaaaaaaaaaaaaggcttttaaatacatttcttatGATTCACTTTGTCCATAACTCGTTTCAGGGGAGTAGGTATAATAATGCACAACTGAGGCTCTCTTAAACAGTTAATAAatattacaagttttttttattgattaaatgttcaaaaaaaaattttcttactttcataataataattgtcTACAAGAAATATGTTGTACACACTTCAACATTCTATAGGGTTTTATTAAGTTATAGGAtatttccatttaaaaaaaaacaaacttgcaattttatatgaacatttttttatatatatatatatatatgctagtTTTCTAGTTTTCTCGACTTTACAGTACATAGCTTTGCTACAAGATTTTGTTGGCTAGGccataaaaatgttttcattgtatATTCCAGAACAAGCTATGTCCTTGTTGAATAAGGAAGTAGTAGACCTCACTGAAACAGATGCATTGCCAGTCTCCACTTCTGGGACGATTCTTCCCAGCATTCAAAGTGCTCTTCCTCCTGCTACCCACCACATCCATGTTCAGCCAGAGGTAAAAGTTATAGTTAAGTTGTTCTTCAATTTCAGAACCAGACAACGTTACGCCTGGGTGAAATGTGATCTATCCATGCTTTAGCCATTTTTTAACACTAGATGGTTGTCTTCTAGCATAGTCTGTTATTTTGGTCTGATTGGAAATCTAAGTTAGTTTTACACCTTAATTCATAATTTGTAAAGAaactttaaaagcatttatattcACTGTTAGTTGAAACataaaatcagttttttttaaactatgttcATTTCCCAAGGTTTGTGTTTTTTTGATAAAGTCACACTtagaatgaattatttttcttgccaataaaacaaaattctcaCATTTGTATTTCTTTGAGTTTGCAGTCTAAGTCTGCTAAGGGCTCTAACCTAATCTAATTTTCTTCATattttctattgttttaaatcttttttttcttttaaattgcttttggcTCAGTGCactgtggtccaatctcttttgtcgaCCTGTAGGGGGATGGGTATATTAGAGAAAGTTTTTTGTTCTGCCACAGCAAAGTCAACTCAAGTCGGGATTTGAACTCATCCCCTTGATAGTTAGCCAAGCAGTTAATGCCAGTCAGCCACACCTGCAAGATTAAGGAAACACATTTTTTAGTCGATGTAGCTCCTAGTTGGCATGTATTCGACATTCCTTTTTTGTTCTGAGGCTTTGTTTTACAGGTTTTGATTAGTTTTTCTGCCACTACAACATATAAACCTTCATTTGTCTTAAGTTGAGCTTCAAATTgagacaaaatattttctaattgtAATTATCCATATTCTCTGAGTTAAGTATATTTCAAGCAATGAATTACTCCCCAGATAAATCTTCAAACCAAGAAACCTTTTGGTGTGGACATATCACCAGGTAATCCTTTTCTTTTTGCAAATTTTTGGATCCAAATGTTAGTACATGAAAatgattttgtttctaaaaatgttgATGGGTAAACATTTACTTGAATGTGTTAATAGttgcttcagagttgaagataatttacatcctagcccaaacctcatgCAGGATGATGAAGGATGGCAGCGGGCTGAGTTTGAACCCAGCAATTTTGAGACGACCGAActacagtccagagcgcataccgcaTGACCATCCTATTTCTTTGCCTTTGAATATAATTCTAATAAGAGTCTGATTCAGTGATTTATTCTTATACAGTATTCAATGCAGGTTTCTTTTTGAGgctttaataaattttcaaacttTCCAAAAATTTTGTCAAACCAATATAAGAATTTTGTATCCTGAATTTTGTATCTGTTGacatttattatcattatttaatattcacacttaacaaGCATAACCCAATATATGTAGTATTATTAAAATTAGAGACaatctagaaaagaaaaaaaacatatcatctaataaaatattcaaagaCATTAGggtaaaaacattttcatttttatttgcatGGTTCATATGTTAAACTTGAAGTAGAAGTGGACATAGACAACTTTGAACAGAAATGAACTGACTTCTCTCTTATTGGCAGTACCGGTGATTAAATCCTTTCTCTATTTACCATTCTTTAATTAACAGAAGAAGGACTTAAGGAAGGCCAACTGGACACTCAAACTGGTTTGTTTTATCAGGTAACGGCCAGTGATCCCCAAGCCGATAGTTACAATTGTGACTCTGTCCATTCAGGTCAGGTGTCTGTCAGCTACACCCTGACATCCGTAGCGTCGCCAGCCTCACCACCACCAGCAACAATATCGGTCCAGGCTGCTGCAGATCCAGTTGTCATGGCCCAGACAGTGAAACAACCCCCACTTGACCTGCTCAGTAGCTCGCTGGCCGAGGCTCAAATCAACCTGGACTCCTACAATGAGGAGGATGAGGAGGACGGAGAGTATGAAGAGGAAGATGATATCGAATTGGACATTCCCCCTGGTGATGGGCAGTTGAAGTCATCCGCCCCAAGTGTGACTCACATATCTACTGACCCGTCAGTGAGTACCAGGCCAGGCATGGCAGAAGTTCTAAGAGAAGAAACAGGTAATTGTCAATCatgtatttcatttcttttctgttgTTATTCTCTCGTCAGATGTCACTAATTAAGTTTGaagttgaaaaataaattattacagaTCATGTTTGTCTATTTAAACTAgtgtaaaacaattataaaaaaaaataacaaaatgttacTAAATGTTTTACCTTTGAATTCCAGCTAAAGATGGCACCAGAATTCTGACAGTCTCGAACCCTGCCTCTTCTCAACAAGAATCTCTTCTAGCCCACAGCAATCACCTCGTGTCATTACCATCCCAACTGACCAGATCATCAGCCATATCTTCAACCACATCCTCATCTCCATTTGTGGCTGTCCAAGAGGTCATGCGTACTCCCCTCCTCAAGGCACCCACCAATATCATCAGCGTTCTCCCTCAGGCTCAGGTCAGTCAGTACTCTCTTACTTTATAAATTACAGGCGGACTGAGgcggttacttcaaaaaagatgatggcATCCTACGCTTATCCCTAGAtcaatcttgtcatgcatgctaatcaatgatttacattctgccaagtcatagGTTTCCCTGGTTGACttagaaggagtatttgtacaaatttgtcctggtatatggaacaagaaatgtgcttttatctttgtgtctgagtattttttattaggttttgtttttgtatgtgaagattatggctcagtattttatgtataattgttacttttatttttaagtcttctatcctgaagggtctGTAAATTTGATGATTCTACCAAAggtgttattctaatcaaatgtgaacatttgttatgaatctcaccgctctattttgtgtctttttatGGAGAGAGCATACAAATAGCTGTctagagtttttttgttttttttttgtgttctagttggatttgagtttaaaaggcaatgattttatttgttaactatttgcaggcttttttattttaatttaattaatacagCATGTATTTTAAGTCTTGAAAAAAATATCAGTATGCATGCTAGTGCATAACATTTGGTTGACTATATAAATTGTCTCTTATAGTGTCTAGTTAAAAGTTCccactttcagactttgcgataaATAGGGCACATTATGTAAAggttatttgtttttgtggcctatggtataggagggtgtcatgtggccaggacaatGACCAACTACCTTTACATTTTCCagactaatgttaggtaccctttggagttgggtgaactcagaggtgccttaaagatcccaaaattaaaaaatcccagtcttcagcaaGATTTGAATCCAgtacccccagttcggaagccaagctcttaacaATTCAGCCACTGCTCCTCTAGTGTTTGCTCAAGGTCTAATGTATCTACTTCCCTCACATTACATTAAtctgagcattttttttttccaacagaTCACATTAAGTCACAAACCAAGCCAACCGCAATCAAATGTCTTGCCAATAGCTGTCAGTGTGGACAAGTCACCTTCTATTATcacattaaaaatagatgaattGACTCCGAAGGCTGGCATTGATGAACCAGTAATAGTTAATGTTAGTATTGTACTTAGTtgctttttttaacaaatatctATTAGTATTACAAAAAAATGATCCTGTGACTCTCTGAATTAAAAGAGAGTGTCAAACAAATCTTGTGCTTAGAAAATAACTATAATACAATGatgtatttagttttaaatactgcAGGATTAGTTAAATTGATTAAATGAAACTATAACATTATATGCAATGTCACTGGAAGTTAACTTTATCTCTGTATTTCTTATACAAATGTTTAAGAGCAATATTCTTGCATCATTATCTCTGGCAGAGTGTTGTAGACAGCTTGACCACTCCTTCCGGAGACGCCTGTGTGGTACAAGCAGAGACCTGTGTCAGCTTACAGCCTGATGATAATGGGTCAAGTAAGTGCCCTTCTTTAGCTCTGTCACCAGCTTTGATCACTGAGGAGCTAAGTGTAGGCAAAATGTGCAAATGTGTCTTCTCAATCTGAATagcaaaaaaaattagtcaGTTGAATAGAATGTGAAAAGCTGGTTGACAGTTGAATAGAATGGGAAAAGCTGGTTGACAGTTGAATAGAATGGGAAAAGCTGGTTGACAGTTGAATAGAATGGAAAAAGCTGGTTGACAGTTAAATAGAATGGCAAAAGCTGGTTGACAGTTGAATAGAATGGGAAAAGCTAGTTGACAGTTGAATATTCAGTTCTACAAGCTAATATTCCAGTACTtggaaagcgtggtcgagaggctaagtgcgcttgaacttggcttggcttggctgcctatgaaggggggggggcctcggggtttgacacccgactcgagcggagttgtgtttactgagcgcctgaaggcagcatggaaaaacctTCTGAATTTTGTACAGTACACTACTTGCTTGCCTGCCTGAATTTTGTACTGTACACTACTTGCTTGCCTGCCTCAATTTTGTACTGTATACTACTTCCTAGCCAGAATTATCTCATCACTTTCttgacatttattttacttttgactATTTAACAGCTGCTGACAGTGACTTGGACACAGCCAGCAGTGATGGACACATCACGTCAGACCCAACAGGCTTGTTAAGGAGCAGCAAAAGAAAGCGCAAGCATCCTTCTGGTGTTGATGAGACAATGCAGTCTGCGACAGGGAGTTGGGTGAAGACAGCTTTTAGGTTAGTTCTTTACTAGACTTACTTTTATTGCAGATAAGACATTTTatggaaattttaatttagtaaattattgtaatttaattcagtttgttttctgtgtttatttagaaaaaaaaaagaattcaaagAATTATAAAGGTTTCCTCTCtagtttattaattttattgtttgttttaaatttattttctagctTATTAATGAAGGTAGCCAGGTTCAAAGGTTCTCCAAGAGATAGAAGTGACATACCTGCAGCTGAGTGGTTTACATTTCCAGGTGAGTTGCTCAGATAGTTGTGTATTTGAGGTAAAGATTGGCTTAGACAGAGATAcagttgaaaattattttttagattcGGTTAAActttatactttcttttttaGGTAGAAACAAAAATCcccaaaacaaattttttttttttaaaaagatatactGTTGAGGCACATTCCATTGGGACTGACAACTAGATTGAAAATTAACCCTAGAGGATCATAATCCCTAAATCTGTTCCCCGAGTTCCTAACCCTCCCCCAGTCAATTTAGCTTTAGATCTATAAGGTTCCAAGATTTTTCTTATCAATGAAGCTGTCACAGTCTATAGAACTGGAAACATTATTCATGATGAAAGTCTTACTCCTAGGAGTCTCAATCAACCTGAAGATCAACTTTTGGACTGTTAAAAAAACTAGACCTACCCTTAATGTGTTTGATTCATCCTGATTGCACATTTTTAGACATTTTTCATGTCAAACCAAACAAAGTAAATTCAAACCttcaggggagggggggggggaagcccAATTACAAAATCTGTAAATGTTAaattaagtaaagttcctcattcagaccttgtgatccagagggcagattatgtaaagattatgtttttgtggcccatggttaatgagggtttCACGTGGCCAGCATCATGactaactgcctttacttttccccaactaatgtctggtacccatttagagctgggtggactcagaggtgccctaaagattctgaaattaaaaatcccagtcttcgctaggattcaaacctgggacccccccagttcggaagccaagttctttaccactcagccactgcgcctcctaaTGTTTTATTAAGATTTGGTAAATggtatatgtttagattttgAAGCATTTTTTGTAATGTACCAGGCAAGTAAATAACAGTCATTAAAGCTAGAATTTATGTCTAATTTGATTTAAGTTCAGCTTGAGAAAATGGTTGCTTCTGGTGCAGGAAATGAAACTCTCTAACCAAAAATTATAAATAGCCAAAAGTTTTTGTGGACAtcaaaaaatatgttcaaatgTATGTTTTATGTACATGAGAAACTTCAGCATATTGATTTTATTGTTTCTGTGTGTGGCTTCAAGTTTTCTGCCTCTTTCTTTACAGTTGACTCAGTGGATGCTCCTGATTACTATACAGTCATACAAAATCCAATGGATTTCTCCACAATGCGCAAGAAACTAGAGGTAAATAAATAGATTATTGCTGACATTGTTAAACACAAACTAGGGGATTGTTAGATTTTGGGGAAACACAAACTAGGGGATTGTTGGATTATGGGGatgctattgaaaaaaaaaatccagagtTGTGAGATGACTAAATTATGAAATGCTGATTGAAATCAAGTCTTATCTGGCAATCACTTCTTGGTGAAATGCAGTTTGCAGAATGACCTGTTGAAAAGTATCAACACTTTATTTATTAGTTTCCTATCCAAGAGTTTAGCCTTGTTTTTCTATATCTCTGTTT contains the following coding sequences:
- the LOC106076365 gene encoding BRCA2-interacting transcriptional repressor EMSY-like isoform X1, which codes for MWPMLLDYTKDESKRILRRLELEAYASIISVFRAQGDLSKDKKKILQDLQQTLSISTERHRAEVRRAINDEKLATIADNIAGTISIAEWTIEGRRLVPLMPRLVPQTAFTATANQAASAMMEKNASLPPPSQTANKDGATATLPKPPRSTSPTSNVVVLPSGTSIHIKGMLNQEDDEDLSTPSRRSSNRSLSTDSNSAASVSTQTPRITYTTASATLPGSSPVKITISKSPQGRPITVQSTSQPPKVILVTSAGPVSGTTVIQRSLSVPIVRTPTTTLTTYGGTSLPRSSVLIPGGPSTSVAQVVSTYPAAVPTASSLVSSAGNMPVSTISSSPAMFNPSVQIGLGKVRPRIVPRQRYPAMVPQSKPGVVIPMGPQLVSPTQNISARIQVPQPQHTTSAAVQVTPSQHIPGSIQVKTLNKPTIQIKQEGVKIITQSSTSKILPKPIQVTGAGNTPVVMVNTGQSTTGSSAGVTMIPRSISSYSAHHGEAKVLNITSPGGRVIATTAKATNVVTVNPKTLHLTAVKTGSGSTTVSKPNVIVVQKTQHPRFPQGQAGTNIRTITTSTLPGAIDKVNELMGLVHKDAQGGHVITAAQSMTGSTLRGGERRVIITTSSGSGEAKQVRPISIIHRPRTDNDGKGTSLLAELIQAVGIPPDGATVETTAQGTDPYDFESTEGQSHTVSTMALTGSSPLRISHPQQLTRLPLQRRQFIQEVTDDNEEEGFTFGIASADKSTIQDADVGAEQVFTLEQAMSLLNKEVVDLTETDALPVSTSGTILPSIQSALPPATHHIHVQPEINLQTKKPFGVDISPEEGLKEGQLDTQTGLFYQVTASDPQADSYNCDSVHSGQVSVSYTLTSVASPASPPPATISVQAAADPVVMAQTVKQPPLDLLSSSLAEAQINLDSYNEEDEEDGEYEEEDDIELDIPPGDGQLKSSAPSVTHISTDPSVSTRPGMAEVLREETAKDGTRILTVSNPASSQQESLLAHSNHLVSLPSQLTRSSAISSTTSSSPFVAVQEVMRTPLLKAPTNIISVLPQAQITLSHKPSQPQSNVLPIAVSVDKSPSIITLKIDELTPKAGIDEPVIVNSVVDSLTTPSGDACVVQAETCVSLQPDDNGSTADSDLDTASSDGHITSDPTGLLRSSKRKRKHPSGVDETMQSATGSWVKTAFSLLMKVARFKGSPRDRSDIPAAEWFTFPVDSVDAPDYYTVIQNPMDFSTMRKKLETGQYSSFEEFQADMELIQTNCYLYNSEGTKVRRDCDEVMTYYKLELSKLQEKQVKAFSNTASPIKKVRLAEEKSQTAI
- the LOC106076365 gene encoding BRCA2-interacting transcriptional repressor EMSY-like isoform X2 encodes the protein MWPMLLDYTKDESKRILRRLELEAYASIISVFRAQGDLSKDKKKILQDLQQTLSISTERHRAEVRRAINDEKLATIADNIAGTISIAEWTIEGRRLVPLMPRLVPQTAFTATANQAASAMMEKNASLPPPSQTANKDGATATLPKPPRSTSPTSNVVVLPSGTSIHIKGMLNQEDDEDLSTPSRRSSNRSLSTDSNSAASVSTQTPRITYTTASATLPGSSPVKITISKSPQGRPITVQSTSQPPKVILVTSAGPVSGTTVIQRSLSVPIVRTPTTTLTTYGGTSLPRSSVLIPGGPSTSVAQVVSTYPAAVPTASSLVSSAGNMPVSTISSSPAMFNPSVQIGLGKVRPRIVPRQRYPAMVPQSKPGVVIPMGPQLVSPTQNISARIQVPQPQHTTSAAVQVTPSQHIPGSIQVKTLNKPTIQIKQEGVKIITQSSTSKILPKPIQVTGAGNTPVVMVNTGQSTTGSSAGVTMIPRSISSYSAHHGEAKVLNITSPGGRVIATTAKATNVVTVNPKTLHLTAVKTGSGSTTVSKPNVIVVQKTQHPRFPQGQAGTNIRTITTSTLPGAIDKELMGLVHKDAQGGHVITAAQSMTGSTLRGGERRVIITTSSGSGEAKQVRPISIIHRPRTDNDGKGTSLLAELIQAVGIPPDGATVETTAQGTDPYDFESTEGQSHTVSTMALTGSSPLRISHPQQLTRLPLQRRQFIQEVTDDNEEEGFTFGIASADKSTIQDADVGAEQVFTLEQAMSLLNKEVVDLTETDALPVSTSGTILPSIQSALPPATHHIHVQPEINLQTKKPFGVDISPEEGLKEGQLDTQTGLFYQVTASDPQADSYNCDSVHSGQVSVSYTLTSVASPASPPPATISVQAAADPVVMAQTVKQPPLDLLSSSLAEAQINLDSYNEEDEEDGEYEEEDDIELDIPPGDGQLKSSAPSVTHISTDPSVSTRPGMAEVLREETAKDGTRILTVSNPASSQQESLLAHSNHLVSLPSQLTRSSAISSTTSSSPFVAVQEVMRTPLLKAPTNIISVLPQAQITLSHKPSQPQSNVLPIAVSVDKSPSIITLKIDELTPKAGIDEPVIVNSVVDSLTTPSGDACVVQAETCVSLQPDDNGSTADSDLDTASSDGHITSDPTGLLRSSKRKRKHPSGVDETMQSATGSWVKTAFSLLMKVARFKGSPRDRSDIPAAEWFTFPVDSVDAPDYYTVIQNPMDFSTMRKKLETGQYSSFEEFQADMELIQTNCYLYNSEGTKVRRDCDEVMTYYKLELSKLQEKQVKAFSNTASPIKKVRLAEEKSQTAI
- the LOC106076365 gene encoding BRCA2-interacting transcriptional repressor EMSY-like isoform X3 — translated: MWPMLLDYTKDESKRILRRLELEAYASIISVFRAQGDLSKDKKKILQDLQQTLSISTERHRAEVRRAINDEKLATIADNIAGTISIAEWTIEGRRLVPLMPRLVPQTAFTATANQAASAMMEKNASLPPPSQTANKDGATATLPKPPRSTSPTSNVVVLPSGTSIHIKGMLNQEDDEDLSTPSRRSSNRSLSTDSNSAASVSTQTPRITYTTASATLPGSSPVKITISKSPQGRPITVQSTSQPPKVILVTSAGPVSGTTVIQRSLSVPIVRTPTTTLTTYGGTSLPRSSVLIPGGPSTSVAQVVSTYPAAVPTASSLVSSAGNMPVSTISSSPAMFNPSVQIGLGKVRPRIVPRQRYPAMVPQSKPGVVIPMGPQLVSPTQNISARIQVPQPQHTTSAAVQVTPSQHIPGSIQVKTLNKPTIQIKQEGVKIITQSSTSKILPKPIQVTGAGNTPVVMVNTGQSTTGSSAGVTMIPRSISSYSAHHGEAKVLNITSPGGRVIATTAKATNVVTVNPKTLHLTAVKTGSGSTTVSKPNVIVVQKTQHPRFPQGQAGTNIRTITTSTLPGAIDKVNELMGLVHKDAQGGHVITAAQSMTGSTLRGGERRVIITTSSGSGEAKQVRPISIIHRPRTDNDGKGTSLLAELIQAVGIPPDGATVETTAQGTDPYDFESTEGQSHTVSTMALTGSSPLRISHPQQLTRLPLQRRQFIQEVTDDNEEEGFTFGIASADKSTIQDADVGAEQVFTLEQAMSLLNKEVVDLTETDALPVSTSGTILPSIQSALPPATHHIHVQPEINLQTKKPFGVDISPGQVSVSYTLTSVASPASPPPATISVQAAADPVVMAQTVKQPPLDLLSSSLAEAQINLDSYNEEDEEDGEYEEEDDIELDIPPGDGQLKSSAPSVTHISTDPSVSTRPGMAEVLREETAKDGTRILTVSNPASSQQESLLAHSNHLVSLPSQLTRSSAISSTTSSSPFVAVQEVMRTPLLKAPTNIISVLPQAQITLSHKPSQPQSNVLPIAVSVDKSPSIITLKIDELTPKAGIDEPVIVNSVVDSLTTPSGDACVVQAETCVSLQPDDNGSTADSDLDTASSDGHITSDPTGLLRSSKRKRKHPSGVDETMQSATGSWVKTAFSLLMKVARFKGSPRDRSDIPAAEWFTFPVDSVDAPDYYTVIQNPMDFSTMRKKLETGQYSSFEEFQADMELIQTNCYLYNSEGTKVRRDCDEVMTYYKLELSKLQEKQVKAFSNTASPIKKVRLAEEKSQTAI